Below is a window of Candidatus Korarchaeota archaeon NZ13-K DNA.
CGCCACGCTCCCCTCCCCGGGCCTAGGTATGACGCTCTCGGGGAGGAAGAGAGTATCCAACTTATTCTTCGGATCGAATATCCCCAAGCAGTTGGGACCTATCAACCTCATACCGTGCCTCCTGACCGTTTCCACGAGTCTTCTTTCAAGCTCGTAGTTTCCCACCTCGGAGAACCCGCCTGAGATCACCAGGGCTCCTTTGGCTCCCTTTTCAGCGGCCTCCTCGACGATCCCAGGTGTGACCTCAGCCCGGACAGCCACAATCACGAGGTCCAGTTTGTCCGGTATCTGGGAGACGGATGGGTAGCACTTCAGATTCAGTATCTCATCGACGTTCGGATTGACCGGATAGATCCTCCCCTGAAATCCTATCTCCACCATCCTCCTGAGTATGACGTGCCCGACCTTCTCCTCGCTCCTCGAAGCGCCCACTATGGCGACGGAGCGTGGTCTGAAGAAGGCATCCAGTGACATAAGCACCCCCTAACTCCCCTCCTATCAGCGATATTATTACTTCTCCCGCGCGATGGGTCGCGGACCGCTCTCCGCCATGGTTCGATCCGAGCCCCGGTGTTCAGGACTGAGAGCGACCCATCTGAGCGGGGTCATAGGCAGAATTATCTTCCCCGGACCTCCGCAGGAAGGTCCCATTGGATCTTTGGCACTCATGACCGCTGAGACCCAAATCCCGGAGCACCTCACAGCTTTCATTCGGATAATCGCTTATAGTGGCAGTCTTCCGCACCATACGATGCACCATATAATCTCACAATCACCTCAATGTGACTCATTCAGCGGATCACCGGGATGCGGTATTGGGGGAACGAATAAAAAGAGAGACGCGGTAAGATTAACAGGATGCCGGAAAGAGGGGATCTTCCCTTTGAGTCCATCGAGGACATAATCATAATGATTAGAGGCGATCTCCGGAGATCACTGGCGGAGGAGGAGGGCCGCCTGGTGGATCCCCTCTGGAGGTCGGACCTCCCCGATCAAATCCATGGGAGCATTGCCGCGATAGACGGTGGCAGCAATAGGAGGCGCATAAATCAAGGTCAGGTGGTCTTCATAACTTCTTCCTCACTTTTCGAGAGGGGAAGTCGCGTCAGGAGGGCCAGGAAGTATCAGGTGGGTGTTCTGGATGACATTTGGCACGGTGAAAGGATATCCATATGCAGGGAGACCATGGAGGTTAAGATGGCCCTGAGAACCATTGAATCGTCTAACCCCGAGATATTGCTGCTGGACGGGTCCTTGGAGGCCCTCGCCGGGGAGCGGTTGACCCCCTTCGGGAGCAGGTACAGGTTCCTGCATACCAGGAGGTTCTTGGAGGATGTTGTGGATGAGATCAGGGAGGCAGGCATCGGCCTGACGGACGGTCTAGTGTCCCTGCTGCTGAATCCAGGCAACTCTGAGATCGTGGATGGCATCATCGAGGAATATTATAGGTCAAAGCTGGGTGAGGAGCTGAGGAGGGATGAGCTCGTGAGGATCAGGATGTTCCTGGAGAGGTACGAGACCCTCATCTCGCTTAACGAGCTCCTGAGTAAATCGGAAAGATTAGTGGCTATTTCTAAGAGATCGGGGAGCAGGGTATACTTTGAGTCCAGAATACCGGATTTGGAGATTGTGAGAAGATCCTGTCCGCTCAAGACAGGTTATCTAATCCCAAAGAAGATTTCTTTAAGGTTTCCTGAGTATTACGGTATCGAGAGCTCCTATCCAATAACGATAACCTACGCCAAGTTTGAGAGGAATTCAAACCCGCTCAGGATAGAGGTATTGGGTGAGCACGACGAGCAGTCGATGGGGAGGATACTCAGCTCCCTGGCCAGGAGCGCCGTTAGGGGATACCCCTATCACCTCAGGGTGGCGCACGAGATGGCTAGGATCGGGAAGGGGGAGGTGCTCCACCTGATGAAGAACCTCCTTTTGACGGACTGGATAAGCGGGAGGGAGGTTCTTGGAGAGCAGGACACTTGGTAAGGTCGCCCCGGGAACCACTCCTCTCTCCGCAAGCATGGTTGCTTACTCCGATGTCCTCCCCAGGGTCGGGGAGTACGTCCTGATAGAGGATGAGGCCACCAGGATCCTGGGCATGGTGACTGAGGTAGTGAGGGGGGCCTTCGAGTTCGAGAGGGAGGATCTCCTCCAAGCGGAGCATTATGATAAGATACTCAGCGTGCTCGACAAACCTTCTAACTGGGTCAGGGCATATGTAAAGATGATAGGCGTTCTGAACGGTGATGAGCTCTCCGGCCTGCCGAAGGTGCCCGTCTCACCGGCCGCTGAGGTGAGGGTGGCGCCCAGGGAGATCCTCGAGAAAATATTTAAACCAGCAGACGGTGATGGGGTGTGGATAGGAAAGCTCATCACCAGGGAGGACGTTGATGTATACCTGAATCCGGATGAGATACTGTCCAGGCACCTAGCTATACTCGCGGTCACGGGGGCCGGAAAGTCCAACACGGTGGCCGTGATACTGGAGGAGATCCTCAGGATGGGAGGTGTGGCTCTCCTCTTCGACGTCCATTCAGAGTACTCCGACATGGTGTTCAACTGCGATCATTGCCAAGTCGAGGTCATAAGACCGCTCATAGACCCCTCTACGCTCAGCCTGGATGAGACGGCCAGGTTGATCGGCATATCATATGAATCCGCGGCGAAGATGTACATATATCTCAAGAGGGCTTACAACTCCTCAAAGAGGCTCCTCAAGAGCGGAGAGCTCGGCAGATACATAAGCAGGGCCTGCATAGATGGCGATCCCGAGGACATGCTTGCCGGGATCCATGCGATAGTGAAGCTCTCCATAGATGAGGATGGCTCCTCGGACGACGAGAACCTCTTGAGGTATGAGAGCAGGGATAAGGATAGCGTCATGAGCCTTCTGGCCAGGCTGGAGCACGTCAGGGATAGATACTCCAGCGTCATAGCCCCGAGATCTGGCGAGATAGTGGACCATCTGAACTACGGTAAGCTTGTCGTGGTTGATCTGGGGAGCCTGGATTTCGAGCTGACGGATATAGTGGTTGGTAAGACCCTGTTGGCTCTACTCAGCAGAGCCAAGGCTGCGAGGGCCGGTTCTCTTAAGGGGAGTATCCCAATTCCCGTCCTGACGGTGCTGGAGGAGGCTCACGCCCTCATACCATCTGGCGAGAGGACATACACATCATCGGCAGCCGCCCAGATAGCCAAGGAGGGGAGGAAGTTCGGGGTGGGGCTTTGCCTGGTTAGCCAGAGACCGAAGGGCCTCAATTCGGACATACTCTCGCAGATGGTCAATAAGATAGTGTTGAGGATAATAGAGCCGGACGATCAGGCCTACATCAGGAGGACCACGGAGTTCCTGAGTGAGGACATGCTCTCATACCTTCCATCACTGGACGTCGGCGAGGCGGTCATAGTCGGTCCCATGGTTAGGATCCCCGCGCTGGTCAGGGTGAGGCTGTCAGAGGTCAAGAGGAGGGGGGAGAGCCTCAGAGCCCGTGAGCTCTGGAGGAAGGGTATCGAGAGGAGGGATGAGGAGCTGCGGGATGATTACTACTCAGCGATAGGTGGGTGAGGATGAGGGTCGTCCACATCTCCGACAGCCACCTCGGCAAGGTCCAGTTCAACTCACCCGAAAGGGAGGACGACTTCTACTCCTCCTTCGATAGGGCCGTGGAAGCTGCCATCTCCGAGAGACCGGACCTTTTGATCCACACAGGTGATCTGTTCGACAGCTATAGGCCTCATCCCAGGGCCTTCGTGAGGGCATTCGACTCTCTGGTGAAGCTGGCCGAGAGGGGCATTCCGATCGCGATAATAGAGGGTAACCATGAGCTCGGTCCCGATGTCGCCAGGAGGAAGATAACTTCTCCCCTGATAAACCTGGAGTCTCTGTTCTCTAGGGTTGGATACGGGAAGCTCTTCCTTAGGATGAGCGCCAGGGTGGAGAGGGTGGGCGATGTCGTGGTGGCGGGCCTGCCCTACAACAGTTCCGGGAAGGACGTCTCCAGGGCCATAGAGGCCTTGGAGAGGAGGGCCAGAGAGCTTTGCAGGTGCCCCTCGGTGCTGATGCTTCATCAGGGAGTGAGGGGTCTTATAAAAACTTTTTATCCTGAGCTCGAGTACTCGGACATAGCTAGGACGGGTTTCAGCTACGTGGCGATGGGGCACTATCACAACAGGGTCGTCCATGAGACCGGTCGCAGGTGCTTCGCCTACCCAGGATCCACAGAGATCGTCGAGCCTAGGGAGGCTTTCTTATCAGATGGAAGGAAGTACATCCTCTCCGTCGAGATCGAGGAGGATGGCGTGAGGGTGAGGAGCATCCCCCTGGAGACGAGGCCCTTCATAGTATTCTCCGAGAAGATAAGGAACACCAGGGATCTGTACATGCTTATGGAGAGAATTGGGTCCTCCATATCCAACTTAGGTGTGAAACCTGTCATCTATGGAAAGCTTCGCATCTCCGGACCGATTAGACCTGGTTTCGCATCAGGAGAGATCAAGAGGACCCTCTTTGACAGCGCTATACATCTATCCGTGAGGGAGGAGTTTGAGAGGGAGGAGGAACCGGAGGAGCTCCCGCGCTTGGGGATAGAGGACAACATTCACAAGCTGATAGCATCCGCCAAGGTCGATGAGGAGGTCAGGAGGTTGGCCCTGAGGGTCTTCGAGATATGGTACAGGGAGGGGAAGAGGGGGGAGGACTTCGTGAACGAGCTGATGAGGATGGTGGAGGAGCCTTGAGGATAAGGAGGCTCTACCTGGAGAACTTCGGCTCGCATCAAAGAACGGAGCTCACCTTCTCGGATGGGGTAAATGCGATAATCGGAAACAATGGGGCAGGGAAGACCACGTTGCTTGAGGCGATAGCATATGCTCTCTATCACAAGGCGGAGAGGCCTGTGGAGGATCTCATTAGGGCAGGAGCCCCCAGGATGAGGGTGGAGCTCGTGTTCGAGGTGGACGGGAGGACCTACCTAGTGATCAGGGAGAGAAGCAGGGATGGCGTCGTATCGGCCGAGCTGTATGAGCTCACTCAGGGGGGAAGGAGGTTCATACAGAGGGATCAGAACAAGGTCTCCTCCCAGATAGAGGCGATACTAGGGTTCGGAAGGGATGTGTTCCTCCAGGGGA
It encodes the following:
- a CDS encoding ATP-binding protein, whose protein sequence is MESRTLGKVAPGTTPLSASMVAYSDVLPRVGEYVLIEDEATRILGMVTEVVRGAFEFEREDLLQAEHYDKILSVLDKPSNWVRAYVKMIGVLNGDELSGLPKVPVSPAAEVRVAPREILEKIFKPADGDGVWIGKLITREDVDVYLNPDEILSRHLAILAVTGAGKSNTVAVILEEILRMGGVALLFDVHSEYSDMVFNCDHCQVEVIRPLIDPSTLSLDETARLIGISYESAAKMYIYLKRAYNSSKRLLKSGELGRYISRACIDGDPEDMLAGIHAIVKLSIDEDGSSDDENLLRYESRDKDSVMSLLARLEHVRDRYSSVIAPRSGEIVDHLNYGKLVVVDLGSLDFELTDIVVGKTLLALLSRAKAARAGSLKGSIPIPVLTVLEEAHALIPSGERTYTSSAAAQIAKEGRKFGVGLCLVSQRPKGLNSDILSQMVNKIVLRIIEPDDQAYIRRTTEFLSEDMLSYLPSLDVGEAVIVGPMVRIPALVRVRLSEVKRRGESLRARELWRKGIERRDEELRDDYYSAIGG
- a CDS encoding DNA repair exonuclease, encoding MRVVHISDSHLGKVQFNSPEREDDFYSSFDRAVEAAISERPDLLIHTGDLFDSYRPHPRAFVRAFDSLVKLAERGIPIAIIEGNHELGPDVARRKITSPLINLESLFSRVGYGKLFLRMSARVERVGDVVVAGLPYNSSGKDVSRAIEALERRARELCRCPSVLMLHQGVRGLIKTFYPELEYSDIARTGFSYVAMGHYHNRVVHETGRRCFAYPGSTEIVEPREAFLSDGRKYILSVEIEEDGVRVRSIPLETRPFIVFSEKIRNTRDLYMLMERIGSSISNLGVKPVIYGKLRISGPIRPGFASGEIKRTLFDSAIHLSVREEFEREEEPEELPRLGIEDNIHKLIASAKVDEEVRRLALRVFEIWYREGKRGEDFVNELMRMVEEP